One Prunus dulcis chromosome 8, ALMONDv2, whole genome shotgun sequence DNA window includes the following coding sequences:
- the LOC117638107 gene encoding uncharacterized protein LOC117638107 — translation MRMALDAKNKLGFIDGSIAKPEDASTKFHQWTRCNSMVLSWIVNALSPEISNSVIYTATAREVWDDLRERFSQKNAPRIFEIRRAIANHTQGNSSIASYYTILKGYWDELSSYISLTSCTCGASQTSMNHIQEEHLMQFLAGLNESYFGVRSNMLLQDPLPTVNRAYSLLLQDERQRSLQPVITTSLDQSAMAANRPQSHKPFYHCKFCDTDGHSESRCRKNPASKNYMFCTFCDTAGHTQSHCKKKNGTAKTNSSSSHTTSTGSFVAATTSTPAAPTLTHAQYNQLIAMLPSGKNNSMANVAGPEFEEGDW, via the exons ATGAGGATGGCTCTTGACGCCAAAAACAAACTTGGGTTCATTGATGGCAGTATTGCCAAACCTGAGGATGCTTCAACCAAATTTCATCAATGGACCAGGTGTAATAGCATGGTTCTATCTTGGATTGTTAACGCTCTCTCTCCCGAGATATCCAATAGTGTTATCTATACCGCTACAGCACGCGAAGTTTGGGACGATCTCCGTGAACGTTTTTCTCAAAAGAATGCTCCTAGGATTTTTGAGATTCGTCGCGCCATTGCCAATCATACACAAGGTAACTCATCCATAGCCTCTTATTATACTATTTTGAAAGGTTATTGGGATGAGTTATCTTCATATATTTCGTTAACCTCTTGCACTTGTGGAGCCTCTCAAACTAGCATGAATCACATTCAAGAAGAGCATCTCATGCAATTTTTGGCTGGGTTGAACGAATcttattttggggttcgtagtAATATGCTTCTTCAGGATCCTTTGCCCACTGTCAATCGTGCCTACTCCTTACTCTTACAAGATGAACGCCAACGTTCTCTTCAACCTGTAATCACAACATCTCTCGATCAATCTGCCATGGCGGCTAATCGACCGCAGTCTCATAAACCATTTTATCATTGCAAATTTTGTGATACCGACGGTCACTCAGAATCTCGTTGTCGCAAAAATCCTGCCAGCAAAAATTATATGTTTTGCACATTTTGTGATACAGCAGGGCATACACAGTCTCATTGCAAAAAGAAGAATGGTACTGCCAAGACcaattcttcttcctcacatACTACCTCTACTGGTTCTTTTGTCGCAGCAACCACTAGCACTCCAGCTGCACCAACTCTAACTCATGCACAATACAATCAATTGATTGCCATGTTGCCATCCGGTAAAAATAATTCTATGGCTAATGTTGCAG GACCTGAGTTCGAAGAGGGAGATTGGTAA
- the LOC117637082 gene encoding TMV resistance protein N-like isoform X2 → MSSSSSVARWKYDVFLSFSGETRNNFTAFLHERLLEQGITKTFLDEEELQKGRRVSELFTAIEQSRLAIVVISPNYASSKWCMNELLEILKCMEKRGAVLPIFYSVEPSDVGKRLGDFGKAFTVLEQRFKDEEEMLERWRVALTIVAKIKGWTSKDRYQPHLIKEIVEKVRIEVGPTSLEPAEKLVGIDSKLEELDLLLDTESMDVHFIGIWGMSGIGKTTIARKAYERILHKFEVKSFCERVREVSKAHGLDDLQRKLSNNPVHRNREDWNNDEEARMRHFFRGRKVLFILDDVNDQSQLKKLCGSPTWFGQGSRIIITTTNEQVLILHGVERRYEMQGLNDDDALKLFSLRAFKTDYPLAIHMDLSKRYVNCANGHPLALEVWGSLVHERGEDALSSQLCKMEDDLNREIMNPLKVGYEGLDKYGKDVFLDIACFFKGKYKDRVVEILKGCGFHPDIDIDVLVKRSLITISDNMVWMHDLLQELGRAIIRQPSQEPGEHSRLWLSGDIFHVLSKNTGTAAVEGIVLEKLESKVVQCHPEAFSKMINLRLLKLHNVHLPNYLRCLPNSLRFLKWKGFPLNSLPLDFEPGNLVELNMCHSSIEQLWTGTKNFDKLKVIKLSHSKSLTKTPDFEGFQNLERLDLEGCESLVEIHFSVGVLKKLTFLNLKDCKSLELLPDEIEMEYLEVLVLSGCSSVKKISNFVEPMEHLWKLSLDGTAIESIPSSIEHLTSLSSLDLRDCINLNCLPSTIGKLQSLKFLNVSGCPKLAKMATSSKRKRGMGGTAEEWPSSFGLLGNLESFFFRGPKGLSQQSWYMSLLFQIFPMKSLQPMRPFLPPLSGLLSLKELDLSDGNLLEGAIPSDIGCLPSLVSLNLSGNNFLSLPTSIGQLSNLENLYLSRCKRLRHLPVLSSEVNLEVTADGCTSLELLQSPSNLDRVNSSGFNFINCFGMVKKESYDHVTCTMLQRYLKRVSYAAGDRYEIVIPGSEIPWWFPHQRMGSSTTVELTPHWRDTKWMGYALCAVFQVFGSGWDLSCVLEVNGKEQYPAPLLSTDVQPKSDHVWLFYVSRDISFGTEWQNSNCNQLLFSFKSSGSCLVKRCSARLVYEQDAEEFNQIVTQSSSNIDGEGPSGSGRLGSILASLANKFRIPHF, encoded by the exons ATGTCATCGAGTTCATCTGTTGCTCGGTGGAAATATGATgtatttttgagttttagcGGTGAAACACGCAACAATTTTACAGCGTTTTTACATGAAAGATTGCTAGAGCAAGGAATTACAAAAACTTTCTTGGATGAAGAAGAACTTCAAAAAGGAAGACGGGTTTCTGAACTCTTCACAGCGATTGAACAGTCGAGACTTGCAATCGTTGTGATCTCTCCAAATTACGCTTCTTCAAAATGGTGTATGAATGAACTTTTGGAGATTCTTAAATGCATGGAAAAGAGAGGTGCAGTTCTACCAATTTTTTACTCTGTGGAGCCCTCCGATGTTGGGAAGCGATTGGGGGATTTCGGGAAAGCTTTCACTGTACTTGAGCAAAGGTTCAAGGATGAAGAAGAGATGCTGGAACGATGGAGAGTTGCTTTAACAATAGTGGCAAAAATCAAAGGGTGGACTTCAAAGGATAG aTATCAACCACATCTCATCAAAGAAATTGTTGAAAAGGTACGGATTGAAGTAGGCCCTACATCATTGGAGCCAGCAGAAAAACTGGTTGGAATTGATTCAAAATTGGAGGAACTAGATTTGCTTTTAGATACAGAGTCAATGGATGTTCACTTTATAGGGATATGGGGGATGAGTGGGATAGGTAAGACAACCATTGCCAGAAAAGCTTATGAGAGGATTCTTCATAAATTTGAAGTCAAAAGCTTTTGCGAAAGAGTTAGAGAAGTTTCTAAAGCACATGGTCTAGACGATCTACAGAGAAAGCTTTCCAATAACCCCGTGCATCGAAATAGAGAAGACTGGAACAATGATGAAGAAGCCAGAATGAGACATTTCTTCAGGGGAAGAAAGGTTCTTTTCATTCTTGATGATGTGAACGATCAGAGTCAGTTAAAAAAGTTGTGTGGAAGCCCAACTTGGTTTGGTCAAGGGAGTAGAATCATTATTACAACTACAAATGAACAAGTGCTAATTTTACATGGTGTAGAAAGAAGATATGAGATGCAGGGGCTAAATGACGATGATGCTCTTAAACTTTTTAGCTTGAGAGCCTTTAAAACAGATTATCCGCTAGCAATTCATATGGATCTGTCTAAACGTTATGTGAATTGTGCCAATGGCCATCCATTAGCTCTTGAAGTCTGGGGATCTCTTGTGCATGAAAGAGGTGAAGATGCATTAAGCAGTCAATTGTGTAAAATGGAGGATGATTTAAATCGAGAAATTATGAATCCACTTAAAGTAGGTTACGAGGGATTAGATAAATATGGGAAAGATGTTTTCCTTGATATTGCATGTTTCTTTAAAGGAAAATACAAAGATCGAGTAGTTGAAATACTAAAGGGTTGTGGCTTTCATCCAGATATTGACATAGATGTCCTTGTGAAGAGGTCACTAATAACAATTTCAGATAACATGGTGTGGATGCATGATTTGTTACAAGAATTGGGTCGAGCAATTATTCGTCAGCCATCTCAAGAGCCTGGTGAACATAGCAGGCTGTGGCTTTCTGGGgacatttttcatgttttgagCAAAAATACG GGGACAGCAGCAGTTGAAGGTATTGTCCTAGAGAAATTGGAATCTAAAGTGGTACAATGCCATCCTGAAGCTTTTTCTAAGATGATTAATCTTAGATTGCTCAAACTTCATAATGTGCACCTTCCGAATTATCTCAGATGTCTTCCTAATTCATTGAGATTTCTGAAGTGGAAAGGTTTCCCTTTAAATTCTCTCCCTCTAGATTTCGAACCGGGTAATCTTGTTGAACTCAACATGTGTCATAGTAGCATTGAACAACTTTGGACTGGAACAAAG AATTTTGACAAGTTGAAAGTCATCAAACTTAGTCATTCAAAAAGTTTGACTAAAACCCCAGATTTCGAAGGGTTCCAAAATCTCGAGAGATTAGATCTTGAGGGATGTGAAAGTCTAGTTGAGATTCACTTTTCCGTAGGAGTTCTAAAAAAGCTTACTTTCTTGAATCTTAAAGATTGCAAAAGTCTTGAGCTTCTTCCAGATGAGATTGAAATGGAATACCTTGAAGTTCTTGTTCTTTCTGGTTGTTCTAGTGTTAAAAAGATTTCTAATTTTGTGGAACCTATGGAGCATTTATGGAAGCTTTCTTTAGATGGGACTGCTATTGAAAGTATACCTTCATCAATTGAACATTTGACTAGCCTTTCTTCATTGGATTTGAGAGATTGCATCAATCTGAATTGTCTTCCGAGTACGATTGGCAAGTTGCAGTCTCTTAAATTTCTTAATGTTTCTGGGTGCCCAAAACTTGCCAAAATGGCAACAAGCTCTAAAAGGAAACGGGGAATGGGTGGAACTGCTGAAGAATGGCCGTCTTCCTTTGGCCTTCTGGGAAACCTtgaatcatttttttttcgtgGACCCAAAGGGCTATCACAGCAATCATGGTATATGTCCcttctttttcaaatatttccaATGAAGAGCCTTCAGCCTATGAGGCCATTCTTGCCTCCTTTATCAGGACTCCTTTCTTTAAAAGAATTAGATTTAAGTGATGGAAATCTTTTGGAAGGAGCAATCCCCAGTGATATTGGTTGCTTGCCCTCTTTAGTATCATTGAACTTAAGTGGAAACAATTTTCTTAGTCTTCCTACAAGCATTGGCCAACTTTCTAACCTTGAGAATTTATACTTGAGTCGTTGCAAGAGGCTTCGACACCTTCCAGTCCTTTCATCAGAAGTAAATTTAGAAGTAACTGCAGATGGTTGTACTTCACTAGAATTGCTGCAATCTCCATCGAATTTGGACAGAGTGAATTCGTcaggtttcaatttcatcaattgcttTGGAATGGTTAAGAAAGAAAGCTACGATCATGTAACATGTACCATGCTCCAAAGATACCTTAag AGAGTCTCTTATGCTGCAGGAGATAGATATGAAATTGTAATTCCTGGAAGTGAAATTCCTTGGTGGTTCCCTCATCAAAGAATGGGATCTTCAACAACTGTTGAGCTAACGCCGCATTGGCGTGATACTAAGTGGATGGGATATGCTCTGTGCGctgtttttcaagttttcgGCAGTGGGTGGGATCTTTCTTGTGTTTTGGAAGTCAACGGAAAAGAACAGTACCCTGCACCTCTATTATCAACTGATGTCCAGCCCAAGTCAGATCATGTTTGGCTATTCTATGTGTCTCGTGATATAAGCTTTGGTACAGAGTGGCAAAACAGCAATTGCAATCAGTTactattttctttcaaaagcTCAGGCTCCTGCTTGGTGAAGAGGTGTAGCGCCCGTTTGGTATACGAGCAAGATGCAGAAGAGTTCAACCAAATAGTGACCCAGTCCAGTAGCAACATTGATGGAGAAGGACCTAGTGGAAGTGGTAGATTGGGGAGTATCTTGGCCAGCTTGGCCAATAAGTTTCGGATCCCTCACTTCTAA
- the LOC117637082 gene encoding TMV resistance protein N-like isoform X1 codes for MSSSSSVARWKYDVFLSFSGETRNNFTAFLHERLLEQGITKTFLDEEELQKGRRVSELFTAIEQSRLAIVVISPNYASSKWCMNELLEILKCMEKRGAVLPIFYSVEPSDVGKRLGDFGKAFTVLEQRFKDEEEMLERWRVALTIVAKIKGWTSKDRNCRWKNARNLCHALKLVFSSCRYQPHLIKEIVEKVRIEVGPTSLEPAEKLVGIDSKLEELDLLLDTESMDVHFIGIWGMSGIGKTTIARKAYERILHKFEVKSFCERVREVSKAHGLDDLQRKLSNNPVHRNREDWNNDEEARMRHFFRGRKVLFILDDVNDQSQLKKLCGSPTWFGQGSRIIITTTNEQVLILHGVERRYEMQGLNDDDALKLFSLRAFKTDYPLAIHMDLSKRYVNCANGHPLALEVWGSLVHERGEDALSSQLCKMEDDLNREIMNPLKVGYEGLDKYGKDVFLDIACFFKGKYKDRVVEILKGCGFHPDIDIDVLVKRSLITISDNMVWMHDLLQELGRAIIRQPSQEPGEHSRLWLSGDIFHVLSKNTGTAAVEGIVLEKLESKVVQCHPEAFSKMINLRLLKLHNVHLPNYLRCLPNSLRFLKWKGFPLNSLPLDFEPGNLVELNMCHSSIEQLWTGTKNFDKLKVIKLSHSKSLTKTPDFEGFQNLERLDLEGCESLVEIHFSVGVLKKLTFLNLKDCKSLELLPDEIEMEYLEVLVLSGCSSVKKISNFVEPMEHLWKLSLDGTAIESIPSSIEHLTSLSSLDLRDCINLNCLPSTIGKLQSLKFLNVSGCPKLAKMATSSKRKRGMGGTAEEWPSSFGLLGNLESFFFRGPKGLSQQSWYMSLLFQIFPMKSLQPMRPFLPPLSGLLSLKELDLSDGNLLEGAIPSDIGCLPSLVSLNLSGNNFLSLPTSIGQLSNLENLYLSRCKRLRHLPVLSSEVNLEVTADGCTSLELLQSPSNLDRVNSSGFNFINCFGMVKKESYDHVTCTMLQRYLKRVSYAAGDRYEIVIPGSEIPWWFPHQRMGSSTTVELTPHWRDTKWMGYALCAVFQVFGSGWDLSCVLEVNGKEQYPAPLLSTDVQPKSDHVWLFYVSRDISFGTEWQNSNCNQLLFSFKSSGSCLVKRCSARLVYEQDAEEFNQIVTQSSSNIDGEGPSGSGRLGSILASLANKFRIPHF; via the exons ATGTCATCGAGTTCATCTGTTGCTCGGTGGAAATATGATgtatttttgagttttagcGGTGAAACACGCAACAATTTTACAGCGTTTTTACATGAAAGATTGCTAGAGCAAGGAATTACAAAAACTTTCTTGGATGAAGAAGAACTTCAAAAAGGAAGACGGGTTTCTGAACTCTTCACAGCGATTGAACAGTCGAGACTTGCAATCGTTGTGATCTCTCCAAATTACGCTTCTTCAAAATGGTGTATGAATGAACTTTTGGAGATTCTTAAATGCATGGAAAAGAGAGGTGCAGTTCTACCAATTTTTTACTCTGTGGAGCCCTCCGATGTTGGGAAGCGATTGGGGGATTTCGGGAAAGCTTTCACTGTACTTGAGCAAAGGTTCAAGGATGAAGAAGAGATGCTGGAACGATGGAGAGTTGCTTTAACAATAGTGGCAAAAATCAAAGGGTGGACTTCAAAGGATAG gaattgcaggtggaaaaatgcCAGAAATTTATGTCATGCCTTGAAActtgtcttttcttcttgtagaTATCAACCACATCTCATCAAAGAAATTGTTGAAAAGGTACGGATTGAAGTAGGCCCTACATCATTGGAGCCAGCAGAAAAACTGGTTGGAATTGATTCAAAATTGGAGGAACTAGATTTGCTTTTAGATACAGAGTCAATGGATGTTCACTTTATAGGGATATGGGGGATGAGTGGGATAGGTAAGACAACCATTGCCAGAAAAGCTTATGAGAGGATTCTTCATAAATTTGAAGTCAAAAGCTTTTGCGAAAGAGTTAGAGAAGTTTCTAAAGCACATGGTCTAGACGATCTACAGAGAAAGCTTTCCAATAACCCCGTGCATCGAAATAGAGAAGACTGGAACAATGATGAAGAAGCCAGAATGAGACATTTCTTCAGGGGAAGAAAGGTTCTTTTCATTCTTGATGATGTGAACGATCAGAGTCAGTTAAAAAAGTTGTGTGGAAGCCCAACTTGGTTTGGTCAAGGGAGTAGAATCATTATTACAACTACAAATGAACAAGTGCTAATTTTACATGGTGTAGAAAGAAGATATGAGATGCAGGGGCTAAATGACGATGATGCTCTTAAACTTTTTAGCTTGAGAGCCTTTAAAACAGATTATCCGCTAGCAATTCATATGGATCTGTCTAAACGTTATGTGAATTGTGCCAATGGCCATCCATTAGCTCTTGAAGTCTGGGGATCTCTTGTGCATGAAAGAGGTGAAGATGCATTAAGCAGTCAATTGTGTAAAATGGAGGATGATTTAAATCGAGAAATTATGAATCCACTTAAAGTAGGTTACGAGGGATTAGATAAATATGGGAAAGATGTTTTCCTTGATATTGCATGTTTCTTTAAAGGAAAATACAAAGATCGAGTAGTTGAAATACTAAAGGGTTGTGGCTTTCATCCAGATATTGACATAGATGTCCTTGTGAAGAGGTCACTAATAACAATTTCAGATAACATGGTGTGGATGCATGATTTGTTACAAGAATTGGGTCGAGCAATTATTCGTCAGCCATCTCAAGAGCCTGGTGAACATAGCAGGCTGTGGCTTTCTGGGgacatttttcatgttttgagCAAAAATACG GGGACAGCAGCAGTTGAAGGTATTGTCCTAGAGAAATTGGAATCTAAAGTGGTACAATGCCATCCTGAAGCTTTTTCTAAGATGATTAATCTTAGATTGCTCAAACTTCATAATGTGCACCTTCCGAATTATCTCAGATGTCTTCCTAATTCATTGAGATTTCTGAAGTGGAAAGGTTTCCCTTTAAATTCTCTCCCTCTAGATTTCGAACCGGGTAATCTTGTTGAACTCAACATGTGTCATAGTAGCATTGAACAACTTTGGACTGGAACAAAG AATTTTGACAAGTTGAAAGTCATCAAACTTAGTCATTCAAAAAGTTTGACTAAAACCCCAGATTTCGAAGGGTTCCAAAATCTCGAGAGATTAGATCTTGAGGGATGTGAAAGTCTAGTTGAGATTCACTTTTCCGTAGGAGTTCTAAAAAAGCTTACTTTCTTGAATCTTAAAGATTGCAAAAGTCTTGAGCTTCTTCCAGATGAGATTGAAATGGAATACCTTGAAGTTCTTGTTCTTTCTGGTTGTTCTAGTGTTAAAAAGATTTCTAATTTTGTGGAACCTATGGAGCATTTATGGAAGCTTTCTTTAGATGGGACTGCTATTGAAAGTATACCTTCATCAATTGAACATTTGACTAGCCTTTCTTCATTGGATTTGAGAGATTGCATCAATCTGAATTGTCTTCCGAGTACGATTGGCAAGTTGCAGTCTCTTAAATTTCTTAATGTTTCTGGGTGCCCAAAACTTGCCAAAATGGCAACAAGCTCTAAAAGGAAACGGGGAATGGGTGGAACTGCTGAAGAATGGCCGTCTTCCTTTGGCCTTCTGGGAAACCTtgaatcatttttttttcgtgGACCCAAAGGGCTATCACAGCAATCATGGTATATGTCCcttctttttcaaatatttccaATGAAGAGCCTTCAGCCTATGAGGCCATTCTTGCCTCCTTTATCAGGACTCCTTTCTTTAAAAGAATTAGATTTAAGTGATGGAAATCTTTTGGAAGGAGCAATCCCCAGTGATATTGGTTGCTTGCCCTCTTTAGTATCATTGAACTTAAGTGGAAACAATTTTCTTAGTCTTCCTACAAGCATTGGCCAACTTTCTAACCTTGAGAATTTATACTTGAGTCGTTGCAAGAGGCTTCGACACCTTCCAGTCCTTTCATCAGAAGTAAATTTAGAAGTAACTGCAGATGGTTGTACTTCACTAGAATTGCTGCAATCTCCATCGAATTTGGACAGAGTGAATTCGTcaggtttcaatttcatcaattgcttTGGAATGGTTAAGAAAGAAAGCTACGATCATGTAACATGTACCATGCTCCAAAGATACCTTAag AGAGTCTCTTATGCTGCAGGAGATAGATATGAAATTGTAATTCCTGGAAGTGAAATTCCTTGGTGGTTCCCTCATCAAAGAATGGGATCTTCAACAACTGTTGAGCTAACGCCGCATTGGCGTGATACTAAGTGGATGGGATATGCTCTGTGCGctgtttttcaagttttcgGCAGTGGGTGGGATCTTTCTTGTGTTTTGGAAGTCAACGGAAAAGAACAGTACCCTGCACCTCTATTATCAACTGATGTCCAGCCCAAGTCAGATCATGTTTGGCTATTCTATGTGTCTCGTGATATAAGCTTTGGTACAGAGTGGCAAAACAGCAATTGCAATCAGTTactattttctttcaaaagcTCAGGCTCCTGCTTGGTGAAGAGGTGTAGCGCCCGTTTGGTATACGAGCAAGATGCAGAAGAGTTCAACCAAATAGTGACCCAGTCCAGTAGCAACATTGATGGAGAAGGACCTAGTGGAAGTGGTAGATTGGGGAGTATCTTGGCCAGCTTGGCCAATAAGTTTCGGATCCCTCACTTCTAA
- the LOC117636857 gene encoding uncharacterized protein LOC117636857, with product MFLDWVQAMEDYFAWYNLTDAHKLRIGKMTLQGAARQYWNSVEEQLYQFGQPPVTLWDEMKLKLREQYLPTFYRHQLYDQLWTLSQGSLTVTEFHARFIEHKIRAGIREEPDITMSRFIHGLRDDIKREVRRFRPHILEDAYCHALEAETFLGPQRRYTGYSGLSSTPTPNRSSPSSTYGVAGPPAPTVPTTEKGPAPYTAAHIECYRCHAKGHIASRCPHRTLTISSLNEDSCVDVYVEPLEPIYDPELDNCCEEAFHQVSVMRCIYSTSTPPPPDSWKRTSIFQTYVPCGTNRCQLVIDGGSTLNVISKAAVDRLHLQAEPHPHPFHVCWVDNTKLPVTERCLVPLQLGPCHERLYCDILPMSVAHVLLGRPWLYDHCVRSCGRENTYTFQHEGKNITLTPSNPAVKPTKDVQPTLLLREKASEHRLSSLSSIDFAHDLQDTGVSFALLLKSESDSNPTPLAKPIHQFLPEFSNIIPDDLPDELPPTREIQLAIDLIPGFIPPPMLRSPSPSSDPTYQIEDISDHEVLASSPGDSTRSLVHWVGRLATANTWITEVEFRQLDSTLLHNYQDSLHGLDLAASRPPIIHTYKHRRHP from the coding sequence ATGTTTCTTGACTGGGTTCAAGccatggaagattattttgcCTGGTACAACTTGACAGATGCTCATAAACTTCGCATTGGTAAGATGACGCTACAGGGAGCCGCTAGACAATATTGGAATTCGGTGGAGGAGCAACTATATCAATTTGGACAGCCGCCTGTGACTCTATGGGACGAGATGAAATTAAAGCTTCGCGAACAATATCTTCCCACCTTTTATCGCCATCAATTGTATGATCAATTATGGACCCTTTCACAAGGAAGTTTGACTGTTACTGAATTCCACGCTCGTTTTATTGAACACAAGATACGTGCAGGGATTCGTGAAGAACCCGACATCACTATGTCTCGCTTTATCCATGGTCTTCGTGACGATATCAAGCGTGAAGTTCGTCGATTCCGTCCGCATATCTTGGAAGATGCATATTGCCATGCACTGGAAGCTGAAACTTTTTTGGGCCCACAACGTAGATATACTGGGTATTCCGGGCTCTCTTCCACTCCTACTCCAAATCGTAGTTCTCCTAGCTCCACATATGGCGTTGCCGGTCCACCTGCTCCTACGGTACCCACAACAGAAAAAGGACCAGCCCCATACACAGCTGCTCACATCGAATGCTATCGTTGCCATGCTAAGGGTCACATCGCCTCCCGTTGTCCACACCGAACTTTAACCATTAGCTCCCTCAATGAGGACTCTTGTGTGGACGTGTATGTGGAGCCCCTTGAACCTATTTATGATCCAGAACTTGATAATTGCTGTGAGGAGGCATTTCACCAAGTGAGTGTCATGCGTTGTATTTATTCAACATCTACACCTCCACCTCCTGATTCATGGAAACGCACAAGTATTTTTCAAACCTATGTCCCTTGCGGTACCAATAGATGCCAACTAGTTATTGATGGGGGAAGTACACTGAATGTTATCTCTAAAGCTGCTGTCGACCGCCTTCACCTTCAGGCCGAGCCCCATCCCCATCCTTTTCATGTTTGCTGGGTAGATAACACCAAGTTACCTGTTACCGAAAGATGTCTTGTTCCTCTTCAATTGGGTCCCTGTCATGAGCGACTTTATTGTGATATCCTACCCATGAGTGTCGCACATGTGCTACTAGGCCGACCATGGCTTTACGACCACTGTGTGAGAAGTTGCGGTAGAGAGAACACATATACTTTTCAACATGAGGGAAAGAACATAACGCTAACACCTTCCAATCCTGCCGTCAAACCAACTAAGGATGTTCAACCAACTCTGTTACTTAGAGAGAAGGCTTCGGAGCATCGATTGAGTAGTTTATCATCTATAGACTTTGCACACGACTTGCAAGACACTGGTGTGTCCTTTGCTCTATTGCTTAAATCGGAATCTGACAGCAACCCCACACCACTTGCCAAACCCATACATCAGTTCCTCCCTGAATTCTCTAATATCATACCTGATGACTTACCAGATGAACTACCTCCAACAAGAGAGATTCAGCTTGCCATTGACCTTATTCCTGGTTTCATTCCTCCTCCGATGCTGCGTAGTCCCTCTCCTAGTTCTGACCCTACATATCAAATTGAGGACATCTCAGATCATGAAGTTTTGGCCTCGTCTCCTGGAGATTCTACCCGCTCTCTGGTTCATTGGGTTGGAAGGCTTGCTACTGCGAATACTTGGATTACAGAAGTTGAATTTCGCCAGTTGGATTCCACTCTTCTACACAATTATCAGGATTCTCTTCATGGTCTTGATTTGGCTGCCTCCCGTCCTCCCATCATCCATACTTACAAACATCGTCGTCATCCTTAA